A section of the Castanea sativa cultivar Marrone di Chiusa Pesio chromosome 12, ASM4071231v1 genome encodes:
- the LOC142620408 gene encoding cyclic nucleotide-gated ion channel 2-like — MSSSSRWVELSSRNSHKNNNNNTTTTNKNRSSISDEDSPIANFKECHICNQVGVPVFHSIRCDPTNKQPHWESSAGSSLISLKNNRSYSDSQCFSSDSIARTSWWGPILCRVLDPRSKNIKRWNRRILLARGLALAVDPLFFNVMYMSTVENGPPCFYMHVVLAIVLTVVRTCVDLVHLCHVWLQFRLAYVSSESLVVGCGKLVWDVRAIASHNLRSFKGFWLDAFVILPVPQVVTWLVVPKLLKENRINLIMTILLVTYFVQFLAKLYHSIYLLKKLQKVTGYIFGSVWWRFNLNLLAYLIAAHVVGGCWYALSTQRLVSCLHQQCDMSTKCNLSLVCLDARCNNQHIQLASGKNLMGNQCGANLTAIRSFCLDEDGPYNYGIYLQALPVLSSNSLAVKILYPIFWGFLCLSSFGNVLAPTSNVLEVIFSICITLGGLALFTTLVANIQVFLHTLMATKKKVLLKHRDMVWWMKRRQLPLHLRRRVHRFERQRWAAMEGQDEMQLIKDLPDGLRRDIKRYLCIDLVKKVPLFQMLDELILDNICDLVTPHIYGKGEKIIREGDPVQRMVFVVYGRVRRSQALNRGFIGTSMLQPGSFLGDELLSWCLRRPFIDRLPSSSASFVCVESIEAYCLEADQLRYITDHFRYQFASDRLMRTMRYYSSNWRTWAAVTIQIAWRSNRTRTKGTVSPMMHNRGTESLLRHYTVYFMSLKPQDHLD, encoded by the exons GTGGGTAGAGCTATCATCAAGAAATTCAcacaaaaacaataacaataacaccaccaccaccaacaagaATAGAAGTAGTATTAGCGATGAAGACAGCCCTATTGCCAACTTCAAAGAATGCCATATCTGCAACCAAGTTGGGGTCCCAGTTTTTCACTCCATTCGCTGTGACCCAACAAACAAGCAGCCTCACTGGGAATCCTCAGCTGGTTCTTCCTTaatctctctcaaaaacaaccGATCCTACAGCGACTCACAATGTTTCAGCTCCGATTCAATCGCTCGGACCAGTTGGTGGGGTCCAATCTTGTGTCGTGTCCTGGACCCACGTAGCAAGAACATCAAGAGGTGGAACCGTCGGATCTTGCTGGCACGTGGCTTGGCCTTGGCCGTTGATCCTCTCTTCTTCAACGTGATGTACATGAGTACTGTAGAGAATGGGCCCCCTTGTTTCTACATGCATGTTGTGTTGGCTATCGTCCTCACTGTCGTTCGCACGTGTGTGGACCTGGTCCATCTCTGCCACGTGTGGCTTCAGTTCAGGTTGGCTTACGTGTCTAGCGAATCCTTGGTGGTTGGGTGTGGGAAACTCGTGTGGGACGTACGTGCGATTGCCTCTCACAACCTGCGATCTTTTAAAGGCTTCTGGTTGGATGCTTTTGTTATTCTCCCGGTTCCCCAG GTGGTAACATGGTTGGTTGTACCAAAATTGCTCAAAGAAAATCGGATTAATCTGATAATGACCATACTTCTAGTAACCTACTTTGTTCAATTCCTCGCCAAACTCTACCATAGCATTTACTTGTTGAAAAAACTGCAAAAGGTCACTGGTTATATCTTTGGCAGTGTTTGGTGGCGTTTCAACCTTAATCTCCTTGCATACTTGATTGCTGCTCAT GTAGTCGGTGGATGCTGGTACGCCCTTTCTACACAACGTTTAGTGTCATGCCTCCATCAACAGTGTGACATGAGTACCAAGTGTAATCTGTCTTTAGTTTGCTTAGACGCAAGATGTAATAACCAGCATATTCAGTTAGCATCTGGAAAAAACTTAATGGGAAATCAATGTGGTGCTAACTTAACAGCAATAAGGTCATTTTGCTTGGATGAAGACGGGCCATATAATTATGGTATCTATTTGCAGGCACTTCCAGTCTTATCGAGCAATTCCCTGGCTGTTAAGATCCTTTATCCTATTTTCTGGGGCTTTTTGTGCCTTAG CTCTTTTGGTAATGTACTCGCGCCTACAAGTAATGTGTTGGAAGTGATTTTTAGTATATGCATCACGCTTGGGGGATTGGCGCTCTTCACTACTTTAGTTGCCAATATCCAG GTATTTTTGCACACGCTCATGGCAACTAAGAAAAAGGTGCTACTTAAACATCGAGACATGGTGTGGTGGATGAAACGAAGACAGCTACCGCTTCATTTGAGACGGAGAGTTCACCGATTTGAACGTCAAAGATGGGCAGCCATGGAAGGGCAGGATGAGATGCAGTTAATCAAAGATTTGCCTGATGGCCTCCGTAGGGACATTAAACGTTATCTTTGCATAGATCTTGTCAAGAAG GTTCCTCTATTCCAAATGTTAGATGAACTTATTCTTGACAACATCTGTGATCTAGTCACGCCCCATATCTACGGCAAGGGTGAAAAG ATTATCAGAGAAGGAGACCCTGTGCAAAGGATGGTGTTTGTTGTTTATGGTCGTGTAAGACGTAGCCAAGCCCTTAACAGAGGTTTCATTGGCACTAGTATGCTTCAACCTGGAAGCTTTTTGGGTGATGAGCTCCTATCATGGTGCCTCCGCCGCCCATTTATAGATCGACTTCCATCCTCATCCGCTTCATTTGTTTGTGTAGAATCCATAGAAGCATATTGTCTTGAAGCAGATCAACTCCGGTATATTACTGATCATTTCCGATACCAATTTGCCAGTGATAGACTTATGCGGACAATGAGATATTACTCATCGAATTGGCGAACATGGGCAGCAGTGACTATACAAATTGCTTGGCGAAGCAACAGGACGAGAACTAAGGGTACTGTGAGTCCTATGATGCACAATAGAGGCACTGAGAGCCTGCTCAGACATTATACTGTATACTTCATGTCACTCAAGCCTCAAGATCACCTTGATTAA
- the LOC142618390 gene encoding oleosin Cor a 13-like produces the protein MAELQQQSQYQQQPGQASRSQQVIRAANAVTACGSLLILSGLILAATVIALTIATLLFVIFSPVLVPAVITIALIFMGFLASGGFGVAAVTVLSWIYGYVTGKHPPAADQLDHARLKLASKAREVKDRAEQFGQQHISGTQAS, from the coding sequence ATGGCGGAGCTCCAACAACAATCCCAGTACCAACAACAACCGGGCCAAGCAAGCCGGTCCCAACAAGTTATCAGGGCAGCCAATGCAGTCACTGCATGTGGGTCTCTCCTAATTCTCTCCGGTTTGATCCTAGCTGCTACAGTCATTGCCTTGACCATAGCAACCCTACTGTTCGTGATATTCAGTCCGGTTCTTGTCCCCGCGGTCATTACAATAGCGCTTATTTTCATGGGGTTCTTAGCTTCAGGTGGGTTCGGTGTTGCGGCAGTGACGGTTCTGTCATGGATTTATGGGTACGTGACTGGGAAGCACCCACCTGCTGCAGACCAACTTGACCATGCGCGCTTGAAGCTAGCTAGTAAGGCTCGAGAGGTGAAGGATAGGGCTGAGCAGTTTGGTCAGCAACACATCTCTGGAACTCAGGCCTCTTAA